CAGTTGGGGATCAGGCCGACAAGCGCCGAGCCCAGGACCGCAAGCGTCTCGTTGCCGCGCAGGAACTGCTCGATTGCGGACTCGCCGAACGTCTCGAGCACGGCGACCAGGACCAGCGTCACCAGGAAAATAAAAACCGAAACCTGCACAGTGTGCGAGATCGCACTGCGGATAATCGACAGAACGGGCGCGCCCTCGTGGGAGTGGTCGTGGCTGTGGCCGTGGTGGTGCTCATGCTCGCCCGTGTGACCGTGATCATGGCTGTGTCCGTGGTCGCGCTCATGTTCATCTTCATCATCATCGCAACCGCAATGGTCGCGCTCGCATAACTCGTGGATGTGGTCGGCGCTCACGCCCGCCTCGGCCACCTCGTCGATGATGTCACCGCCAGTGTGGTCGTCGTGCGCGCAGTTCACGTGGGCCGGGTTGGCCGCGGTTCCCAGCACGGTACGGCGAATCGCCGCATGCGCGCGGGCGTTACGACGCAGGCCGCGAATGGCGGCGTCCACGATAAAGCCCGTAACCAACGCAATCAGTGCCTTCGAAGCCAAAAGCATCACCATGGTTTGCACGGGCACCTGCTCGGCGAGCAACAGCGGCAGCATCTCGTCGGAGGTCGAAAGGAACACCGCAACCAGCGTGCCCAGCGTCACGACGCGGCCGGCGTACAGCGTTGCTGCCATGGCCGAAAA
The DNA window shown above is from Collinsella aerofaciens and carries:
- a CDS encoding putative manganese transporter, translating into MDLLIDILLDAGKDTLSLVPFLLVTYLALETLEHVAGDSVNGAIKRAGAAGPVVGSLLGMVPQCGFSAMAATLYAGRVVTLGTLVAVFLSTSDEMLPLLLAEQVPVQTMVMLLASKALIALVTGFIVDAAIRGLRRNARAHAAIRRTVLGTAANPAHVNCAHDDHTGGDIIDEVAEAGVSADHIHELCERDHCGCDDDEDEHERDHGHSHDHGHTGEHEHHHGHSHDHSHEGAPVLSIIRSAISHTVQVSVFIFLVTLVLVAVLETFGESAIEQFLRGNETLAVLGSALVGLIPNCSASVVITQLYLEGVLQLAPMLAGTLISAGVGYLVLFRTNRSARENVVFLIMMYVIGAGWGLILSAVGL